In one Rattus rattus isolate New Zealand chromosome 16, Rrattus_CSIRO_v1, whole genome shotgun sequence genomic region, the following are encoded:
- the Ficd gene encoding protein adenylyltransferase FICD gives MILMPMASVVAVAEPKWVSVWGRFLWMTLLSMALGSLLALLLPLGAVEEQCLAVLRGFHLLRSKLDRAQHVVTKCTSPSTELSVTSRDAGLLTVKTKASPAGKLEAKAALNQALEMKRQGKRGKAHKLFLHALKMDPGFVDALNEFGIFSEEDKDIIQADYLYTRALTISPFHEKALVNRDRTLPLVEEIDQRYFSVLDSKVRKVMSIPKGSSALRRVMEETYYHHIYHTVAIEGNTLTLAEIRHILETRYAVPGKSLEEQNEVIGMHAAMKYINSTLVSRIGSVTIDHMLEIHRRVLGYVDPVEAGRFRRTQVLVGHHIPPHPRDVEKQMQEFTQWLNSEDAMNLHPVEFAALAHYKLVYIHPFIDGNGRTSRLLMNLILMQAGYPPITIRKEQRSEYYHVLEVANEGDVRPFIRFIAKCTEVTLDTLLLATTEYSVALPEAQPNHSGFKETLPVRP, from the exons ATGATACTCATGCCGATGGCGTCAGTGGTGGCAGTGGCTGAACCCAAATGGGTCTCAGTCTGGGGCCGTTTCCTGTGGATGACACTGCTGAGCATGGCTCTGGGGTCACTGCTGGCCCTACTGCTGCCACTGGGAGCTGTGGAAGAACAGTGTCTGGCTGTGCTCAGAGGTTTCCACCTGCTCAGGAGCAAACTGGACAGGGCACAGCATGTGGTCACCAAGTGCACCAGCCCATCTACGGAGCTCAGTGTCACCTCCAGGGACGCAGGGCTGCTGACAGTCAAGACTAAGGCGTCTCCAG CAGGGAAACTGGAAGCCAAGGCCGCACTAAACCAAGCCCTGGAGATGAAGCGCCAAGGCAAGAGGGGCAAAGCACACAAGCTCTTCCTGCATGCCCTCAAGATGGACCCTGGCTTCGTAGACGCCCTCAATGAGTTCGGCATCTTCTCAGAAGAGGACAAGGACATCATCCAGGCAGATTACCTCTACACTAGGGCCCTGACCATTTCACCCTTCCACGAGAAAGCGCTGGTCAACCGGGACCGGACGCTGCCCCTGGTGGAGGAAATCGACCAGAGGTACTTCAGCGTCCTTGACAGCAAAGTGAGGAAGGTAATGTCCATCCCTAAGGGGAGCTCAGCGCTCCGCAGGGTCATGGAGGAGACCTACTACCATCACATCTACCACACCGTGGCTATCGAGGGCAACACCCTCACTCTCGCAGAGATCAGGCACATCCTAGAGACGCGCTATGCCGTGCCAGGGAAGAGCTTGGAGGAGCAAAACGAGGTGATAGGCATGCACGCGGCCATGAAGTACATCAACAGCACCCTGGTCTCCCGCATCGGGTCTGTCACCATTGACCACATGCTGGAGATCCACAGGAGGGTCCTGGGGTACGTGGATCCAGTGGAGGCGGGAAGGTTTCGGAGGACCCAGGTCCTAGTGGGACAtcacatcccaccccacccccgggaCGTGGAGAAGCAGATGCAGGAGTTCACACAGTGGCTCAACTCGGAGGACGCCATGAACCTGCACCCGGTTGAGTTCGCAGCCTTAGCCCATTACAAACTGGTGTACATCCACCCTTTCATCGATGGCAATGGGAGGACCTCCCGCCTGCTGATGAACCTGATCCTGATGCAGGCAGGATACCCGCCCATCACCATACGCAAGGAGCAGAGGTCAGAGTACTACCATGTGCTGGAAGTCGCCAACGAGGGTGACGTGCGGCCATTCATCCGCTTCATAGCCAAGTGTACGGAAGTCACACTGGACACATTGCTCCTCGCCACCACCGAGTACTCTGTGGCGCTGCCAGAGGCCCAGCCCAACCACTCTGGGTTCAAGGAGACACTTCCTGTGAGGCCTTAA